AGATTTCCGCAAAAGTTGTGTAGAAAGTTTCCCTGAAAGCTTTCCTCTTTTCTTCCGGGTCAGTTTTACCCTTTAGGGCAGAAAAAAATTTGTCCTTCACATCATAAATTTTAAGTTTGATCCCCAATGAAGCCAAAGTCTTCTTTACTTGTTCTGGTTCCTTTTTTCTCATCAATCCGTCATCCAAAAAAACGACGCTGAGCTTTTCCCCGAGGGCTTTATGTCCAAGGACAGCAGTAGTCATACTGTCCACGCCGCCCGACGTGGCAACAACAGCTTTATCCTCTCCAACCGTTCTTCTGATCCACTCCTTCTTTTCCTCTATGAACCTCACAGCATCCATTTGACTCTAGAAGTATTGGAAAGCATCCTTTTTAACCTTTTGCTGAGAAGTTTTCATAAAATAAGGTGGTAAAGATGGGGAAGTTCACCGAAAAGCTCAAAATGGCCGGGGTGGCTGTCACTTTCCGTGATGTCATCCTTCTGCCTGGTCTGGCGGAAGTTGAGCCTGCCGAAGTGGATGTAAGCACAAAAGTTTCGAAGAATTATAAACTAAACATCCCATTCGTCTCCTCTCCGATGGACACCGTTACAGAAAGCGAGATGGCGATCGCCATAGCCAGAGAAGGAGGTTTAGGAGTTTTGCATCGCAACTGCTCCGTGGAAGAGCAGGTGGAAATGGCGAAAAGGGTGAAACGCGCTGAAGCACTGATAATTCGAGACGTTGTTACGGTATCTCCGGATCAAACTGTTGCAGAGGCCGTTGAACTTATGAGAATTCATCAAATTTCCGGGCTGCCTGTTGTAGAGGGTAGGAAACTTGTCGGGATAATCACCGGGCGGGATGTGAGGTTCGCCGATGCTCATCTTAAAGTTCGCGATGTTATGACGAAGGATGTGATTACAGCGGGGGAGGACATCGACATCGAAAAGGCCAAGGAAATTTTGCACAGGCACCGGATAGAAAAGCTCCCCATAGTTAACGAGAGTGGAGAGCTAAAAGGTTTGATAACGTTTAAGGATATCTCACTTCGAGGCAAATATCCGAACGCAGCACGCGATGAAGAAGGACAGCTTCTCTGTGCAGCAGCGATTTCTCCCTTCGACATAGAACGGGCAAAAAAACTGGATAAATATGTCGATATCCTAGTGACCGATGTTGCCCATTTCCACAATGTGCGAGTTATCCAAGCAACGAAGAAGCTTCTTCAAGAGGTGAACGCCGATGTGATAGTAGGAAACATTGGAACATATGAAGCCGCCGTGGACACGATTACACAACTCGAAGGGGTGGCGGGTTTACGCGTTGGAGTAGGCTCTGGTTCGATATGCGTAACGTCGGAGGTGACAAAAGCTGGAGCGCCAACACTTTTTGCTGTAGCTCAAATCGCTGATGCTTTGGCGGATTATGGCTGCGATATACCGGTGATTGCCGATGGTGGTGTGAGAGGACCAGGCGATGCTGCTCTAGCTCTAGCAGCAGGAGCTTCTGCGGTTATGGCCGGGAATCTCTTTGCGAGATGTAAAGAAGCGCCTGGCACCTTGATGGCAATTGGTGGGAGATATTACAAACAATATCGTGGAATGGGCAGCCCCTCCGCCTTGGCGAAAAGATACTCATTAGACCGCTACAGCATGCCAGCAAAGGGAATAGCGGAAGGGGTAGAGGGATGGGTTCCTTACAGGGGTGAGGTGAGCACAGTTCTCAAGGAACTTTGTGATGGTCTACGCGCAGCGATGGGTTATGCTGGCGCAAAAAACATCAGGGATCTGTGGGCAAAAGCAAGGTTTGGTCTACTAACCGCAGCCGGAATCGAGGAGACGAAGCCCCACGATATTCTGCTTCCTAGCGAGTCCATCGAAAAACTCTAATGTCTGAAATGCCTGATTCCGGTGAAAACCATCGAAATTCCCAGATCATCTGCTGCATCTATTATCTGCTGATCTCTAATAGAGCCTCCCGGCTGTATGATCGCAGTTACTCCAGCCTCCGCTGCTTTCTGAACGGTATCTGGAAACGGGATAAAGCCATCGGAGGCAAGAACACTCCCCTTGCTTCTCTCTCCAGCTTTTCTTATCGCAATCTCCGTAGAATCTACTCTACTCATCTGTCCGGCTCCGATTCCAACCGTTTGTTTATCTTTTGCCAAGACGATGGCATTTGATTTTACATGTTTGACGACTTTCCAAGCAAAAAGCAAGTCTTCAAGTTCTTTAGTTCCAGGTTTCTTTTTTGTTACAACTTTTAACTCCTCTGGTTTTAAGTCGACCAGATCTTCATCCTGAACAAGCAGCCCTCCAGAAATCTGTCTTATCCCAATGCGCTCGAAATCTCCGCTAACCCGAAGCACCCGCAAGTTTGGCTTTTTCTCTAAAATCTTCAAAGCTTCTTTGTCGTAATCCGGTGCGCATAGAACCTCAAGAAAGACAGAGATTATTTTTTCGGCAAGTGGAGGAGTCACTTTTCCATTCACGGCAACTATTCCGCCATAAGCCGATACTGGATCACACTCGTACGCTTTGGAATATGCTTCTTGCAGATCTGAAGCGCAAGCAACACCACAGGGGTTCCCATGTTTTATTATCACAGCCGCGGGTTCTTTGAATTCGTTCACAAGTTTCCAGCCGGCTTCTGCATCTAGCAGATTGTTGTATGAAAGTTCTTTCCCCTGTAAAAATTCGGCGTTTGCGATACCTTTTTTACTCCCATCAGAATACAAGACACCTCTCTGGTGGGGGTTTTCTCCATATCTTAACATCGCGATTTTCCTATAAGAAAGGTTGAAGATTTCGGGAAAATCTCCATATTCAAAAACGCTCCCCAAGTAGTTCGAGATAATCGCATCATATCTCGCTGTGTGCAAGAATGCCTTGACCGCGAGCATCTCCCTAGTTTTTTCGCTCAGTTCACCGGTGTTTCTGATTTCTTCTAAAATTTTTGGGTAATCTTCTGGATCCACGATGACTCCAACATATTTATAATTTTTTGCAGCAGAACGCACCATAGCTGGTCCACCTATGTCGATATTCTCAATAGCCTCTTCCAGACTTGCCCCTTTTGCGACGACTTCCTCAAAAGGATAGAGATTGACCACCACTAGGTCAATTGGTTCTATTCCCTGCTCTCGTATTTGCCGAATGTGTTCATCTTTATCTCTGATGGCAAGAATTCCGCCATGAATTTTCGGATGGAGGGTTTTTACCCTTCCATCCAGCATTTCTGGGAATTTTGTAATTTCTGAAACCTCAAGTACTCTGATCCCATTTTCTCTCAGCAATTTTGCAGTTCGTCCTGTGGATATTATCTCTATTCCGAGCTTTTGCAGTTCCTTACAAAAGTCAACAATCCCCGTCTTGTTGTAGACGCTTACAAGTGCACGTTTTATCTTCATGTTGTTCTCCTCTTTTCTTCGCGTTTTTCTATCGCCGCCTTGATGAATGCATCAAAAACTGGAGCCGGCTTACCGGGCCTAGATTTGAACTCAGGATGGAATTGTGTAGCAATGAAGAAACAATGGTTTGGAAGCTCGATTATCTCCGCTTTACCATCTGGAGTCTTTCCAGAGAAAATGATTCCGCCCTTTTCAAGAATCTCGAAATATGCGGGATTGACCTCGTATCTATGTCTATGCCTCTCGAATATTCTATCTTTCCCATAGATCTTGAAAGCAAGTGTTCCAGGCTTCACCAAAACCTCTTGAGCTCCGAGCCTCATAGTCCCCCCCATCTCAGTGATCTTCTTTTGTTCAGGCAGGAGATCGATGACGGGGTGAGGAGTGTTCGGGTCGATTTCGGTGCTGTTCGCGTCTTTCAGTCCAATGTGACGTGCAAACTCTACAATGGCTAATTGAAACCCGAAGCAGAGACCCAAAAATGGTATGTTTTTCTCTCTCGCATATGAGATAGCTGAAATTTTGCCTTCGGACCCCCGCTTCCCGAAACCCCCCGGAACCAGTATTCCGTCATATTCTGCTAAAATCTTCTCTGGATTCGCCGTTTCAAGTTCCTCAGCCTCGATCCAGTTTATTTTCACCTTGCAGTTGTTTATCCCACCAGCATGTTTAAGTGCTTCATTTATGCTTAGATAAGTATCCGCAAATCGGACATATTTCCCGATCATAGCAATCATAACTTCTTTATCAGCTCTATCCATCTGTTCCACAATTCTTTTCCATTCGGTGAGATCCTCGCTCCTAGACCTCAGAGATAAAAGCCTAAGCAAAAGATTATCCATCCTCTCTTCCTTCAAAATAAGCGGAACGGCGTAGATATTGTCAACATCCGGTGCGCTAACGACAGCATCGGGGGGCACATTGCAGAAAAGCGAGATCTTCCTTCTGGCCTCCTTCGTGAGGGGAGTTTTACATCTGCAAACTATTATGTCTGGCATTATTCCAAGCTCACGCAACTCTTTCACACTATGTTGCGTAGGTTTTGTCTTTTGTTCGCCGACCACATCCAAAACCGGCACTAGGGTAACATGAACAAAAACAACATTGGTTGATCCCTCTTCGAGTCTCATCTGCCTGACAGCTTCGAGAAACGGCATGCTCTCGATATCTCCAACCGTTCCCCCGATTTCGACCAAACAAATCTCAGCCCCGCTGTCCCCCGCAACTCTTCTTATTCTTTCTTTGATGAGATCTGTCACGTGAGGAATTATCTGCACCGTCTTTCCGAGATATTCCCCCTTTCTCTCCCTCTCTATAATTTTTCCATAGATCTGCCCCGTCGTTATGTTGTGATGCTTTGTAAGATTGATATTCAAAAATCTTTCGTAGTGACCCATATCGAGGTCTATTTCTCCACCGTCCTCGGTTACAAATATCTCTCCATGCTCAAAGGGATTCATCGTTCCAGCGTCGACATTCAGATAGGGGTCAATTTTTATTGCAGTTACAGAAAAGCCGTGCGATTGAAGAAGCTTTCCGATGGATGCTGTTGTTATTCCTTTTCCAAGTCCGCTCATTACCCCTCCGGTAACTACTATGTACTTCATGGTCCTACACCCTCAGTTTTTCTATCGCACTTATATTCTTGAGCCCTAGGTTTTCCAGATATTTTTCAATGCCTCTGCAGATTTCCCTAAAGATCGAAAGGCCCTTTACTGCTATGGCAGACCCTACCTGAACGGCGGTAGCTCCGGCCAAGATGAATTCTACAGCATCTTCCCATGTTTCTACTCCACCACAACCAACTATCGGTATGGAAAGCCGTTTGTGAAGTTGATGGACGCATCTCAACGCTATCGGATGAATAGCCGGGCCGGAAAGCCCCCCATAGATTTCCGAAAGAATTGGACTTCTCGTGTGCACGTCTATAGCCATGCCGGTAATAGTGTTTATCGCAACCACACCATCGGCTCCGGCTTTCTGGGCAGACTCTCCGACTTCAACTAATCTGTCGGTCAAGCCAAGTTTGACGAAAACCGGGATAGTGACGTTATCCTTAACCCTTCGGACTATTCTTTTAACAACTTCTGGTTCTCGGCCGAATTCGAGTCCTCCTCTTTTGACGTTTGGGCAGGAAAGATTTAGTTCAACAGCATCGGCCCCGCAATCATCAGCCGCTCCGCATATTTTGACGAATTCGTTTTCGCTGAATCCGGCCACACTGACGATTACTGGAACTCCTCCTTCTTTCGCTATCGGAAGATCATATGACAAGAAATCTATGTAACCAGGGTTTGCGATTCCGATGTTATTAAGAAATCCGCCCCGCACTCCTATTACGGCTGGTGTATTGCTTCCTTCCCGTTTTTCCACAGTTAGACTTTTTGTCACAACTGCTCCGGCGCCAGCCAGTGCTGCCTGTTTCAAAAGAGGACCGTTTGAGAGGATTCCTGCTGCCAACATGATCGGATTCCGCAACTTCAATCTGCCAATCTTAACCGAAAGTTTTGACATTTCTTCCCCATCCTCTTCTTCCAACTATTTCTCTCTCAAACATTACTAACTTTCCTCTCACGAGTGTGGCGATAGGAACGCCGATGACCTTCGTTCCTGCGAACGGACTGAACTTTGCCTTACTGATGAAATTTGAAGGATCGATTTTCCACTCTTTTTCCAGATCCACCACGGTGAGATTTGCGGTCATTCCCTCCTTGATTTCTCCAAAGTGCTTCAGTCCAAGAATTCTGGCAGGCCTGCTCGAGCATGTTCTGACAAAATCCTCCAGTCGCAACATGTCTTTCTTTACCATAGTGAGCAAAAGCGGAACCGTTGTCTCAAGTGAAGGAAATCCGGATGCTGGTGGGTCTGCCAGTTTTTCTTCTAACGAATGTGGCGCATGATCTGATGTTACACAGTCTATAACTCCCTTCTGTAGTTTCTCCAGTAGAAATTTTCTGTCTCTCTCGCTTCTGAGTGAAGGTTCAACTCGTGCGATTTTTCCTATTTTTTCAACGTCCTTTTCCGTAAGCAGAAGATAGTGTGGACAAGTATCACCGGTGAGCGGTAACAGACTTTTCTTTTTCGAGAAAATCTCCGCCCCTCTGGTAGACGAGATATGTGTGACATGCAACTTAAATCCAACTTTTCTGGAGAGCTCGGTTATATCCTCAATCGCCCCGGCTTCAGCCTCAGGTAGTCTTATTGGACCGAATTTAGTGTGTCTAACAGGTTCTGGTCTCTCCGCATGCGCAACCACTAGCATGTTCTTTCTTGAAGCGAAATCCAAGATTTTTCTCATCAGCTCATGGTTTTCTTGTGAATAGAATTCTCTATGCATGAAAATCTTTAGACCAATCGCCAAATCTACAACTTCTTCCGTCAAATGTTCAAGTTTTTTTGGAACTCCATAATACAGTCCGTAGTCAACAAAGCTTTTTTTCCTAGCGATTTTTTCTCTCTTTCTTAGCACCGAAGGTTTATTGATCGGAGGTATGGTGTTTGGCATATCGCACACGACTGTAAATCCGCCCATCGCCGCAGCCATCGTACCGGTTTCAAAGTCTTCTTTATAGTCGAGTTTAAAATCTCTAAGATGAACATGCATATCGATTAGTCCAGGTAAAATAAGGTTTCCCTTTCTCCGGAAATCTAACTTTTCCTCACCTTCAAGGTTCTTCCTGATTCTGGCGATTTTTCCATTTTCTATGAGGATGCTGCCGTCGATTATTTTGGTAGATGTGTAGATTTTGCCGCTGACTACGAGGCTCAGATTGGCACCCTCCTTCCAGCAGCATCTCTGGAGAATCTGCCGAAATCCGTGTTTAAAAGTTCCCTAGCGCAGAAGACCGGACCGTCTATGCACACCCTTAATCCGACTGGGTCGAGAACGCAGGAGCCGCATATTCCAAATCCACACTTCATATATCTCTCTAAGGAAGCCTGTACATGGATGCCCTTTTTCAGTGCGATTTCTAAAATTTTTTTCATCATCATTTCAGGTCCACAAGTTAGCACGCATTCAGGTTTGATTTTGTTCAAAAGATTCTCGAACAGCTCGGTTACGAGCCCTTTATATCCAGCGGAACCATCTTCTGTGGCGACTTCGACTTTCGCTCCGAGTTTTTTAGCTTCATGAATGAAGAGAAGCTCTTCAGATTTTTTTGCTCCGACCACATACCAACACTCACCCCGATTTTCTCTGATAGACTTTAGAGCATAGATAAGAGGAGAAGCTCCGTATCCTCCCGCGACTAGCATTACTTTTTTGTAACCGTTCAGCGAAAAACCACGTCCGAATGGGCCACGCAAAAGCAAAATATCGCCTTTTTTAAGGTTCATCATAAGCTCAGTGGTTTTCCCGACAGCAGCGACAGTTAGTCTCAATATGTTTTGCTCGAAACCGGATGCGGAGATAGGGATCTCTTCCCCTCCGGGAGCCCAGATCATAAAAAACTGCCCCGGCGAGGGTTTTTGTCCAGCGTATTGTAAGTAAAAAGACTTGATGTTTGAAGCTTCTTCCTTCACACGTTTTATTTTGCAGGCTCTGGGTGCGAATTGCAGATAAGGATCAACGTTTTTCAATTCTCTCACCGCTTAGCAGCAGCTCGCGAGTATTGTTCGATTATGTCATTCTGATTTACGTATGTGCCGCAATACTCGCAGCACAAAACTAGTGGTTCACTCGAAACTACCTTAAAAGTAGGAACCACTGGTTCTCCCTGCTTGTTTGTTATACAATTTGGATTTACGCATGTCACGATTTCCTTTATTATGCTTGGAAGTTTCACCTTCGTTTTTTTCACCACGGAATAGTCTCTAATTGTATTTATCGTTGCCTCGGGCGCCAGAAGAGCAATTTTATCTACTTCTTTCGGGTCTAATTCCCGATTTTCTATTTTTACAATGTCTTTTTTTCCAATTTTTTTACTTCTGACATTCATGAGAAGAGCCACGGTATATCCTTCTTCTCCAGTTATTCCAAGAATTTTTAGGACGTTCAGCGCCTGTCCTCCAGGAATGTGATCTATTACGGTACCATTTTTTATTCTCCTGACTATGAGTTTGTTTCCTTCCTCTTTCATTTTTCTCCCTCGAGCAAAAGATACAACAAAGCCATTCTTACTGGAACCCCATTTGCTGCTTGTTGGAAATATCTCGCAGATTTATGAGTATCAACTTCAAGAGCTATTTCACCAACTCTGGGCAGCGGGTGCATTATTATCATTCCATCTTTTGCGTTTTTGATGGTCTCCAAATCCACCCTATATGAACCCTTGACCTTTTCGTATTCCGCAGGATCCGGAAACCTTTCACGCTGTATTCTCGTCACATATAGAACATCTGTCTCTTGTATAATGTCTTGGAGATTTTCTCTTATTTCAAAATTCACCCCAGATTTTGTGAGGTGCTCTTCGAGTTCCTTTCTGGGTTTGAGCAACGGCGGAGACACGAGATATATTTTTCTCGGTTTGAATTTTGTCAAAGCGTAAAGAAATGATGCGACAGCTCTTCCATATCTCAGATCCCCCATCAATACGAAGTTCAGTCCATCGATCCTTCCGAATTCTTTCCAGACGGTGTAAAGATCGACCATCGCTTGTGTTGGATGATTTTTTGTACCATCTCCTGCGTTTATCACAGGAGCGTCAGCGATTTCAGCAGCAAGTTTCGCCGCACCTTCCACTTTATGTCGAATTGCGATGACATCCGCATAAGCATCCAGCATTCTGATGGTATCAGCCAAGTTTTCCCCCTTCGCAATCGAAGTCGCCTCTATATCTGTAAATCCAATAACGGAGCCGCCAAGCTTGTGCATTGCCGTCTCAAAACTTAACTTCGTTCTAGTGCTAGGTTCAAAAAAGGCATTGGCGAGAATTTTTCCTTTTAACACAGAGCTTCCTTTTTTCATGGTTTTTTCCATTTTTTTCGAAACCTCAAATATTTTCTTGAGTTCGGCATCGCTGAAATCCAGTATGGAAATCACATCTCTGTTTTTGAACATCTCCTCTCCTCCAGATATCTCATTACGAGTTCATAATTCTCTCGTCCCATGCTTCCAAGTAAATAGAGTCTAGAAAATATCTCACTTACCTTGGATAAGGAAACGAGCGTTATTCCTTCTTTTTTGAGATTTTGTTCGGCTCCTTCTTCTCTATCCACAAACACAACGGCGTATCTCAAAATTCCGCCTTTTTCTTTAATCGAGAGAGCGGCTTTCAACAAGCTTTCTCCAGTGGTAGCCACATCGTCAACCAGGATAACCCTATTTCCAGGTTCCAATTCACCCTCGATCTCGCTCTCGGTCCCATGGGTCTTTTTTTCTTTTCTGACGTAAATCAGGGGTTTTTTCAGTTTGTAAGCAACAATTGTGGCAATTGGTATGCCCGCGGTTGCGACACCAGCGACTCTGTCAAACTCCCCCAGCGTTTTTATAATTTCTACGTAATCATTCGTAATCTCGTCGAAGATGGCTGGGTAAGAAATAATCTTTCTCAGGTTGATATAGTATGGGCTGATTCTACCTGAAGAAAGCCTAAACTCGCCAGTCATAATACATCCGAGCTCGGCTAGCTTTAAGTAAATTTCATCTCTTGGCATTCCTGATCGCCTCCAAGATCTCTTTTGCTTTCTTAGCTGGTTCGGAACTCTCAGTTATCGACCTGCCTATTATCTCAAAGTCCGATCCGGCGACTATTGCTGATCCGAATGGAGTACCCTGAGCTCCGACCCCCGGCGAAAAAATCGGCTTATCAAACATCTTCCTAGCCTTCCTAATGATGTCTGGTCTGCTTGCAGGAAGCACGAAGCCATCGACTCCTGCAGAGTCGGCAATCAGAAGGAGTTTCAAAAAGTTCTTGTTGAGGAAATCGTTCGCTCCTGCATGACTCATCGCGCATAGCCCCAAAACTCCTCTATCCTTCTTTTTTGCCAATTTCACTACCGGGATCAAACCATCTTTGGCTCCTATGGCGGCGTGAGCGATTATTCCGTCAAAACCGGCATCGAAGAGCAACCCCGCCGTCAGCACGTTTATGTGCCCAATGTCCGCCATCTTCGTGTCGCAGATGAAGAAGTACCTTTTGGTATGCTCTCTTGTCAGCCGTTTTATTCCGTCAAGTCCCAACGAAAGCAGAAGTGGTAAACCGATTTTGATTCCGGATACATAGTCTTCTAACTCCAATAGCAGAGCTTCAAGTTTTTTCAGAGATTCTTTTTTGTTGCAAAAGGATTCGGTGTAGTCTGGCAAAAAATCGAGAGCTAAAACAATCGGAGTTCCCTTCTTTTCGCGCAACGTCTCTATTTTTTTATGGAATTTTTCACTCACAAGCCCTTCCTTATCTACATCCACGAAAGATAAAAGCGTGTCGAGTCTAGGCATATATAAGCATATTTGTGTACAGGGAACGGATTATTAACCTTTCGCAAATTTTCGAAAAACTCCGAGTTTAGAGTTTCTTTTTAAGGACAACTAAGAGAAGTTGTTCTGAGGTGAAAAAATGCAGTTTAGGAATGGAAGAACTCTGACGAGAGCCGGTTGGATAGCAGTCATCGCCCTGATTGCAAGCGTAGGACTGGCCGTCGCTGCGCTTAGATTAACCGTGAGGTTTGGAGCCACGGTAGTTTCTGCGCCAATAACATGGCAGTTTATCGGAGTTGATAACTCGGAAAATATACCGATTCCGGATGGCGGAGAGACAACGTTCTGGATAAGCTTCACGAACCAGTCTGGTAGGTTCCAGGGAGTTGCAGTTTACTCAACAGTGTTTGACGTAAGCGGAGGTAAGGTCTGGTCAGGTCTCTATGATAATGCCACAGGAAACGAGCTACCGGACTCGGATTATGGTGCCAACTACAAGAGGCTAGATCTTAACGCTGGGCAAACAAGAGTGGTCAAAGTGGTTCTGGCTGATGTCAATGCTAATCCAGGCGACTACTGGATCTGGGGTCTAAATACTGGCTTCTCGTTGTTCTTGGACAACATTGTTCTGTAGAGAGGGGGGATCAGGTCTTCGGTCCCTCCCATTATTTTTATTTTTTTAACGGGGAGAAAAGAGAGGGGACAAATGAAAAATGTTTGGAAAATAATCCCATCCGTGTTGGTAATACTGTTTGTGGTCTCTTTATGTGCTGGACTTTTTCGTCTTACCGTGAAATTCGGAGCAATGGTTGTTGGCGGTTTACCAGGAATTCTGCGATATGACGATTTCAACGATGGTGTCCTAGGCACGAACCTTGGTGGGGGTGCCGGCGCAATGTCATACGATGGGGCCCACGACCCCAGCCTGAGTTTTGTTTCTGGTTATGAAGGCACCTATGCGCTTAAAATTTCGTACAGCGTTCCAGTCGGACAATGGTGTGGTTACTGGAGTTTTTTCCTCGCGAGTCAGAAAGGATATGATATCGGCATGTTTACGGACATAAGGATGTGGGTAAAAGGTGAGAATGGAGGAGAAAACTTCAAAATAGAACTTAAGGATGAATTCGGCACTGTTAGGACAGTTTACATTTCAATGGTCCCTGGTTTTGAGTCCGGTCTGAGCACTAGTTGGCGGGAGCTTGTTATACCTCTCTACAACTTTCCGGATTTAAACCTCTATTACGTGAAACAAGTCAACATCATCTTTGACACTTATCCATATTCTGGGACGATATATATTGACAACATTGTCTTTACGCAGTTTTCACCATACACCCCCTCTCCAATTGGTCTAGTTTTTGATGATTTTAACGGTGGTCTTGGCCCAAACAGGCTCGGCGGATCCAACGGAACAATGGATCCAAACCCAGGCGATCCAACCGAATGGATAACAGCATCGTATGTTACAGATTCCTATGAGGGACTTGGAGCTCTAAAATTAACATACAACCGAGGCGCGGCGAGTTGGGTGGGATACTGGAGTTTCATGAGACCCGATCAGACTGGGTACGACGTCTCGGATTATGAAAATCTCTGTATGTGGGTGAAGGGAGCGAGTGGAGGGGAAAGATTCAAAGTAGAACTAAAAGATACATCCAACAACACGAGTTCAATATATGTTACTGTTCCAGGAACAACCTATCAGAAGATATCGATACCGCTATCAGATTTCACCGGCCTCGATCTGAAAAATCTCAGACAAGTGAATATAGTCTTCGACACCTCGCCGAACAGTGGCACGGTTTACATAGATTTGGTTCTCTTCGAGTGGGATGTTTACAAAGAGGCTCAGAAAAGAGCCTTCCTCTATTTCTGGAGGGAGATGAACCCTCAGACCGGGTTGGTCCCGGACAAGAATAGAGATAAAATGGCAAGCATCGCAGCAACTGGATTTGGCCTTTCAGCAATATGCGTAGGAGAAAGCAGAGGTTGGATATCCAGACAAGAAGCGATGGAAAGAGTGCTAAAAGCGTTGAGATTTCTCAGAGACAATGCGGAAAAGGTTAACGGAATGCCCTACCACTTCCTGCACGTTGACAACGGTTCTCGTTTCGGAACTTCAGAGATTTCCATAATCGATACGGCTATGCTAATGGCTGGTGTGCTCCATGTGGCTGAACATTTCAAAGAAAACCAACAAATTGTTTCATTGGCCGAGGAGATCTTCAATGCAGTTGATTGGTATTGGTTTGTCAGACCAAGTGGAACATTTGATGCAGCTTGGTCTCCAGAGATCGGATTTTACGGGGAAAGATTTGGTTATGACGAGTACATCCTAGCCGGGATAATCGGTCTGGGTTCCTCAACGAAGCCACTTCCAAGAAGCAGTTGGGATGTCTGGAGATCGGGATACAAGTGGGCTTCTTATGAAAATTACACTTTCCTCTGTCCAGGCGGTTACATGAGACCGACTTCTTACTTGTATCACTTTCCGGCCTCTTGGATAGATTTCAGGAATAAACACGATAACTATGTCGATTACTGGGACACGATGGTAAACGCTCTCTTGGCCAACCGTGAATATTGTAGAGACTGGGCTGAAAACTATCCAGAGTATGACGACAATCTCTGGGGATGGAATGCCTGTGAGGGGCCTGAGGGATATCTCGGCTGGGATCCATTCCGTGGAACAATAGCACCCTCTGCTGTTGTAGGCTCGGTTCCATTCTTCCCAGATTTTGCAGTTCCAGATGTCCGCTATATTTACGAACATTACGGGGAGAACATATGGGGCATCTACGGCTTCAAGGATTCAATGGATTCGGGCTATAACTCCGGTCGAGGCTGGTTCTGCGAGAACTTCGTCGGAATAAACAAAGGTCCGGAAGTTCTATTACCAGAAGCCTACATTAGCGGTCTAGTATGGAAGGAGATGATGAACAATTTCTACATCTTGGAGGG
This region of Candidatus Hadarchaeales archaeon genomic DNA includes:
- a CDS encoding dihydroorotate dehydrogenase, which encodes MEEEDGEEMSKLSVKIGRLKLRNPIMLAAGILSNGPLLKQAALAGAGAVVTKSLTVEKREGSNTPAVIGVRGGFLNNIGIANPGYIDFLSYDLPIAKEGGVPVIVSVAGFSENEFVKICGAADDCGADAVELNLSCPNVKRGGLEFGREPEVVKRIVRRVKDNVTIPVFVKLGLTDRLVEVGESAQKAGADGVVAINTITGMAIDVHTRSPILSEIYGGLSGPAIHPIALRCVHQLHKRLSIPIVGCGGVETWEDAVEFILAGATAVQVGSAIAVKGLSIFREICRGIEKYLENLGLKNISAIEKLRV
- the pyrG gene encoding CTP synthase (glutamine hydrolyzing), yielding MKYIVVTGGVMSGLGKGITTASIGKLLQSHGFSVTAIKIDPYLNVDAGTMNPFEHGEIFVTEDGGEIDLDMGHYERFLNINLTKHHNITTGQIYGKIIERERKGEYLGKTVQIIPHVTDLIKERIRRVAGDSGAEICLVEIGGTVGDIESMPFLEAVRQMRLEEGSTNVVFVHVTLVPVLDVVGEQKTKPTQHSVKELRELGIMPDIIVCRCKTPLTKEARRKISLFCNVPPDAVVSAPDVDNIYAVPLILKEERMDNLLLRLLSLRSRSEDLTEWKRIVEQMDRADKEVMIAMIGKYVRFADTYLSINEALKHAGGINNCKVKINWIEAEELETANPEKILAEYDGILVPGGFGKRGSEGKISAISYAREKNIPFLGLCFGFQLAIVEFARHIGLKDANSTEIDPNTPHPVIDLLPEQKKITEMGGTMRLGAQEVLVKPGTLAFKIYGKDRIFERHRHRYEVNPAYFEILEKGGIIFSGKTPDGKAEIIELPNHCFFIATQFHPEFKSRPGKPAPVFDAFIKAAIEKREEKRRTT
- the guaB gene encoding IMP dehydrogenase, which encodes MGKFTEKLKMAGVAVTFRDVILLPGLAEVEPAEVDVSTKVSKNYKLNIPFVSSPMDTVTESEMAIAIAREGGLGVLHRNCSVEEQVEMAKRVKRAEALIIRDVVTVSPDQTVAEAVELMRIHQISGLPVVEGRKLVGIITGRDVRFADAHLKVRDVMTKDVITAGEDIDIEKAKEILHRHRIEKLPIVNESGELKGLITFKDISLRGKYPNAARDEEGQLLCAAAISPFDIERAKKLDKYVDILVTDVAHFHNVRVIQATKKLLQEVNADVIVGNIGTYEAAVDTITQLEGVAGLRVGVGSGSICVTSEVTKAGAPTLFAVAQIADALADYGCDIPVIADGGVRGPGDAALALAAGASAVMAGNLFARCKEAPGTLMAIGGRYYKQYRGMGSPSALAKRYSLDRYSMPAKGIAEGVEGWVPYRGEVSTVLKELCDGLRAAMGYAGAKNIRDLWAKARFGLLTAAGIEETKPHDILLPSESIEKL
- the purH gene encoding bifunctional phosphoribosylaminoimidazolecarboxamide formyltransferase/IMP cyclohydrolase, which gives rise to MKIKRALVSVYNKTGIVDFCKELQKLGIEIISTGRTAKLLRENGIRVLEVSEITKFPEMLDGRVKTLHPKIHGGILAIRDKDEHIRQIREQGIEPIDLVVVNLYPFEEVVAKGASLEEAIENIDIGGPAMVRSAAKNYKYVGVIVDPEDYPKILEEIRNTGELSEKTREMLAVKAFLHTARYDAIISNYLGSVFEYGDFPEIFNLSYRKIAMLRYGENPHQRGVLYSDGSKKGIANAEFLQGKELSYNNLLDAEAGWKLVNEFKEPAAVIIKHGNPCGVACASDLQEAYSKAYECDPVSAYGGIVAVNGKVTPPLAEKIISVFLEVLCAPDYDKEALKILEKKPNLRVLRVSGDFERIGIRQISGGLLVQDEDLVDLKPEELKVVTKKKPGTKELEDLLFAWKVVKHVKSNAIVLAKDKQTVGIGAGQMSRVDSTEIAIRKAGERSKGSVLASDGFIPFPDTVQKAAEAGVTAIIQPGGSIRDQQIIDAADDLGISMVFTGIRHFRH